A genomic segment from Fundulus heteroclitus isolate FHET01 chromosome 6, MU-UCD_Fhet_4.1, whole genome shotgun sequence encodes:
- the oprk1 gene encoding kappa-type opioid receptor isoform X2, whose product MKMSQKVLRRYTKMKTATNIYIFNLAVADALVTTTMPFQSTDYLLSSWPFGEVACKVFISIDYYNMFTSIFTLTMMSVDRYIAVCHPVKALDFRTPVKAKIINVIIWVLSSAAGIPAMVLGSTNTNNGTTECALQFPEPYTYWDTLMKICVFIFAFVAPLIIITVCYTLMVLRLKSVRLLSGSREKDRNLRRITRLVLVVVAVFVVCWTPIHIFILVKALSSNVPETTAVMAAYFFCVALGYTNSSLNPILYAFLDENFKRCFRDFCCPGARGHRDCHGVSRVRSTLRDHTCATEGRGDGRQARPV is encoded by the exons ATGAAAATGAGTCAGAAGGTGCTAAGGAg GTACACCAAAATGAAAACGGCCACCAACATCTACATCTTCAACCTGGCTGTGGCCGACGCCCTGGTCACCACCACCATGCCCTTCCAGAGCACCGACTACCTGCTCAGTTCCTGGCCGTTCGGCGAGGTGGCGTGCAAGGTCTTCATCTCCATCGACTACTACAACATGTTCACCAGTATTTTCACCCTGACCATGATGAGCGTCGACCGCTACATTGCCGTGTGCCACCCGGTCAAGGCCCTTGATTTCCGCACTCCCGTGAAGGCGAAGATCATCAACGTGATCATCTGGGTGCTGTCCTCGGCTGCGGGGATTCCTGCCATGGTGCTCGGCAGCACCAATACCAACAACG GAACCACAGAATGCGCTTTACAGTTCCCGGAGCCCTACACCTACTGGGACACCCTGATGAAGATATGCGTGTTCATTTTCGCGTTCGTGGCGcccctcatcatcatcaccgTCTGCTACACCCTGATGGTGCTGCGGCTGAAGAGCGTGCGCCTGCTGTCGGGCTCGCGGGAGAAAGATCGCAACCTCCGCCGGATCACCCGCCtggtgctggtggtggtggcggTCTTCGTGGTGTGCTGGACACCCATCCACATCTTCATCCTGGTCAAGGCGTTGTCGTCCAACGTGCCCGAGACCACCGCTGTCATGGCTGCCTACTTCTTCTGCGTGGCGCTGGGCTACACCAACAGCAGCCTCAACCCCATCCTGTACGCTTTCCTGGACGAGAACTTTAAGCGCTGCTTCAGGGACTTCTGCTGCCCCGGCGCGCGGGGTCACAGGGACTGTCACGGGGTGAGCAGAGTGAGGAGCACGCTGCGGGATCACACCTGCGCCACCGAAGGGAGGGGCGACGGGAGGCAAGCCAGGCCCGTATGA
- the oprk1 gene encoding kappa-type opioid receptor isoform X1, with translation MESGVVHIFKEDRCPSGQPGECVPNFTWQPGLSDIFNYTPNGTWDSEPEPMSPIIPIIVAVYSVVFVVGLVGNCLVMYVIIRYTKMKTATNIYIFNLAVADALVTTTMPFQSTDYLLSSWPFGEVACKVFISIDYYNMFTSIFTLTMMSVDRYIAVCHPVKALDFRTPVKAKIINVIIWVLSSAAGIPAMVLGSTNTNNGTTECALQFPEPYTYWDTLMKICVFIFAFVAPLIIITVCYTLMVLRLKSVRLLSGSREKDRNLRRITRLVLVVVAVFVVCWTPIHIFILVKALSSNVPETTAVMAAYFFCVALGYTNSSLNPILYAFLDENFKRCFRDFCCPGARGHRDCHGVSRVRSTLRDHTCATEGRGDGRQARPV, from the exons ATGGAGAGCGGCGTGGTGCACATATTCAAAGAGGACCGCTGTCCCTCGGGCCAGCCGGGGGAGTGCGTGCCGAACTTCACCTGGCAGCCCGGCTTATCGGACATCTTCAACTACACCCCCAACGGCACCTGGGACTCTGAACCCGAGCCGATGTCACCCATCATCCCCATTATTGTCGCCGTATACTCGGTGGTGTTTGTGGTGGGCTTGGTGGGCAACTGTTTGGTGATGTATGTCATCATTAG GTACACCAAAATGAAAACGGCCACCAACATCTACATCTTCAACCTGGCTGTGGCCGACGCCCTGGTCACCACCACCATGCCCTTCCAGAGCACCGACTACCTGCTCAGTTCCTGGCCGTTCGGCGAGGTGGCGTGCAAGGTCTTCATCTCCATCGACTACTACAACATGTTCACCAGTATTTTCACCCTGACCATGATGAGCGTCGACCGCTACATTGCCGTGTGCCACCCGGTCAAGGCCCTTGATTTCCGCACTCCCGTGAAGGCGAAGATCATCAACGTGATCATCTGGGTGCTGTCCTCGGCTGCGGGGATTCCTGCCATGGTGCTCGGCAGCACCAATACCAACAACG GAACCACAGAATGCGCTTTACAGTTCCCGGAGCCCTACACCTACTGGGACACCCTGATGAAGATATGCGTGTTCATTTTCGCGTTCGTGGCGcccctcatcatcatcaccgTCTGCTACACCCTGATGGTGCTGCGGCTGAAGAGCGTGCGCCTGCTGTCGGGCTCGCGGGAGAAAGATCGCAACCTCCGCCGGATCACCCGCCtggtgctggtggtggtggcggTCTTCGTGGTGTGCTGGACACCCATCCACATCTTCATCCTGGTCAAGGCGTTGTCGTCCAACGTGCCCGAGACCACCGCTGTCATGGCTGCCTACTTCTTCTGCGTGGCGCTGGGCTACACCAACAGCAGCCTCAACCCCATCCTGTACGCTTTCCTGGACGAGAACTTTAAGCGCTGCTTCAGGGACTTCTGCTGCCCCGGCGCGCGGGGTCACAGGGACTGTCACGGGGTGAGCAGAGTGAGGAGCACGCTGCGGGATCACACCTGCGCCACCGAAGGGAGGGGCGACGGGAGGCAAGCCAGGCCCGTATGA